The region GTCCTCGCCCTTCATGCCGATGCCGTAGATCCACCACACGGCACCCAGGATCGCCATCCAGCCGAAGAAGCCGGTGAGGGCGAGGAGGAAGCCGAGGCGGTTGCCGGTGTTGGTGGCGAGCAGCAGGTACACCGAGCCCACGAGGACGACGACACCGACGACGACGGACAGCAGCCCGCGGATGGTCGGATCGAAGGCGATGCCTGCGAGGAGGTTGAGGGTCTGCATCAGTCGCCCTCCCCGAGGGACTCCACGTAGCGGGCGATGGCCATGATCATGTCGCTCGTCATCATTCCGTCGTCGGCCTCTTCCGTGTTCGGATTGAACCCGAAGCCCGGCATCATGCCGTCACCCGACATGCCGTTCAGGCCGTAGGCGACGCCGCGCTCCGCGCCGACGTGCAGGAACTGGGCGAGGTCCTCGACGGAGGCGAACTGGCGGGGCACGAGGCCGTTGCGCAGCTGGGGGCCGTAGGCCCCGGAGCCGTCCTCGTAGTCGACGTACAGGCTCAGGTCGGCGGCCTCGGGCAGCGCGCTCTCGGCGTTGATCGACCAGCCCCTGGTGTGGCAGCGACCGCAGGCGTAGGCGCCGCCGGCGAAGCCGGAGTCGCGGCCGAGGTTGAACAGCGCCTCGCCGGTGGCCAGCTCGGTGTAGTCGATGTCGTCGTCGTCGTCGAGGTCGAGCGTGCGCCGCAGCTCGCCCTCGACCTCGGCCACCGACTCGTCGTGGGACAGCTGGAGGGTGGCGAGGTAGTGGATGATGTTGTCGAGCTGCTGGGTGGTGAGCGGACCGCCCCCGCCTTCGCCCCAGGCGGGCATCGGCGAGAACGGCCGGCCGTACTCGAGGACGTAGTACACCTCTTCCCAGTCGTAGCGCTGCAGCACGGTGTTGAGCGCCGGCGCCGCCCAGTTGACCTGGGCGACGAACTCGTCGTCTTCGTCGAGGATGGTGTGCGAGGCGACACCGCCGACTCCGTCGGGGCCGTGGCAGGCGTTGCACTGGGCACCCTCGGTGTAGAGGTCCTCGCCCCGGGACTCGAAGATCGCCTGGAAGTCATCTTGGCCTCCCTCGATGCGGCCGGGCTCGGCCACCCAGTAGGCGGGGAGCCCGACGCCGATGAGCACCAGGCCGGCGAGTCCGGCGGTGAGGGCCCGGTCGAGCTTCTTGGTCTCGAGCTCGTCGTCGTCGTAGTAGGGCTTGAGGTTCGCGGCGAGCTCGATCTCGGAGCCGACCTCGCGTCGCCCGGCGCGGATGTTGAACAGCGCGTAGACGACGACGGCGACCGTCGCCAGCAGAGCGATGACGGTGCCGATGGCTTGCACGGTGCTCGCGGCGAAGAGGGGGGTCAGTTCAGTCATGGTGGGATGCGGTCGCTCTTCTCAGTGGTCCGACGCGGCGCTGATGCAGTTGGGGCCCTCGGCCTCTTGGCCGGTGGTGTTCGTGCCGATCGGCGGGCCCTGGATGATGGTGCCCGTGTCGACCGACAGGCGGCCGTTGGACACGGACATGGCGAAGCGGTCGAGGCCACGGGGGGCGGGGCCGCCCTTCTTCTCGCCGACCTGGTTGTACTGGCTCCCGTGGCAGGGGCACTCGAACCACTGCGACGTCACGCACTCGGGCACGCGGCAGCCGAGGTGCGGGCACTTCTGGTACAGGGCGACGACGCCGGCCTCCATGCCGGCGAGCTCGCTGTCGGAGTAGACGGCCTCGGCCTTCTCGAGGGCGCTGGTGGGGTACTCGGTGATCCACATGCGGCCCTCGGGCTGATACAGGAACCCGTTGTTGTCCCGGATGCTGGAGATCACGTCGGTGACGTTGCCGACGTCGATCGTGGAGCCGAAGCCGCCACCGACCTGAGGCCAGAGGAAGGCGATGCATGCCGCACCGAAGCCGGACAGGCCGACGACGAAGAAGCCGGTGATGCCCCGGTTGAGGAACTGGCGACGGGTGGCGCCGAGCGTGTCGGGGTCCGGCGGGACCCAGGCCGTGGGCGCAGCGGAGCCGGCGGTGACGAGCTCCTTGCCCGAGCGGCTGCGCTCGAGCTTGGCCGCGAGCTCGAGCTCGCGGCCCGACGCGGTGGCCTTGCCCTCCTCGCGCGGGCTGATGGCGGCGGCACCGGAGTCGCGCGAGCGCGTCTCGCGGGACAGCACACCGATGGCCTTCTGGGTCTGGTTTCGGCGGGCGGCAGCCAGCAGGACCACGCCAGCCAGCACCACGAGGGCGACGACGGCGAGGATGGCGACGGTGGAGGTGTCCATGGTGGGTCTTCCCTACTTCTCGTCGGTTCTCGTCGAGCTCACAGGTGGAAGAACAGGCCCGCGTTC is a window of Acidimicrobiales bacterium DNA encoding:
- a CDS encoding cytochrome c, giving the protein MTELTPLFAASTVQAIGTVIALLATVAVVVYALFNIRAGRREVGSEIELAANLKPYYDDDELETKKLDRALTAGLAGLVLIGVGLPAYWVAEPGRIEGGQDDFQAIFESRGEDLYTEGAQCNACHGPDGVGGVASHTILDEDDEFVAQVNWAAPALNTVLQRYDWEEVYYVLEYGRPFSPMPAWGEGGGGPLTTQQLDNIIHYLATLQLSHDESVAEVEGELRRTLDLDDDDDIDYTELATGEALFNLGRDSGFAGGAYACGRCHTRGWSINAESALPEAADLSLYVDYEDGSGAYGPQLRNGLVPRQFASVEDLAQFLHVGAERGVAYGLNGMSGDGMMPGFGFNPNTEEADDGMMTSDMIMAIARYVESLGEGD
- a CDS encoding Rieske 2Fe-2S domain-containing protein: MDTSTVAILAVVALVVLAGVVLLAAARRNQTQKAIGVLSRETRSRDSGAAAISPREEGKATASGRELELAAKLERSRSGKELVTAGSAAPTAWVPPDPDTLGATRRQFLNRGITGFFVVGLSGFGAACIAFLWPQVGGGFGSTIDVGNVTDVISSIRDNNGFLYQPEGRMWITEYPTSALEKAEAVYSDSELAGMEAGVVALYQKCPHLGCRVPECVTSQWFECPCHGSQYNQVGEKKGGPAPRGLDRFAMSVSNGRLSVDTGTIIQGPPIGTNTTGQEAEGPNCISAASDH